CCTCATATGTACGAACGATATTATATTGCATAATAGCATTTGCATATCATGTAAGACAAGATTCATCATGTAAATACAAAGTTGTGCATTATGTCCGGCTATCACTAAAAAGGTCACTTTTTTGCTTCACTTCTCAATAACAAAGAATGTCAAACTATGCTATTATTGGTTACATAGGAGGAAATAACATTATGAACATTTCACTTACACCACAACTTGAAAAGCTCGTAAAAAATAAGGTCGAGAGCGGTCATTATGGTTCCGCAAGCGAGGTTATGCGAGAAGCTTTACGCCTTCTTGCGGAGCGTGACCACAGACAATCTGTGCGTATCGAAGAACTTAGGGCCGAAATAAAAAAAGGGTTGGATAGCGGCGAACCGACTCCTTTAAATATTAAGGCTATTAAGGCACAAGGCCGTAAACGGCTCAATGCACAGAAAAATTAGGCACACGTCTGACACCATCCAGCTGAAGGACCTTTCATCCATGTCTGCCGTCAGGCAGGCTTGCTATCCATTTATGCGGTCTTCCAGTGAAGGGCCAGTTTCTTATGAGCCGCAGCACAATCTCTCAGATAAAGATTGATCAGCGTCTGGTATGGGACTCCAATCTCCTGCGCAAGATTCTTAAAGTAGCTGATAGTGCCTTCATCCATCCTGAGAGTTACCTGACGCTTGAGCCTGCTGGCATAGGGGTTTTTGGTTGCCTTGGAAAAATCGTATTCTTTTCTCATATTCATCACCTTTCCCAATAACGTTTTTGTTCTGTACGAGTTGCCTTCCGAGCAGAGATGATTCTAATAACTTCATCGTTTTCCCGATAACAATGGCAAACAACCATCAGACGAATAGAGGAGCTTAACCCAAGAAGAATGAACCGATCTTCTTCGTCTGAATGGTCAGGATCATGTATCATCAAGGCATTTTCATCGACGAACACAGACTGGGCCTCTTCAAAAGAAATCCCGTGCTTTTTCTGGTTCGATAGGTTCTTTTCTTTGTCCCAGTCGAATCTGATGTGATCCATATATTTACATTGTAAAGATATGATAATGGCTTGTCAAATTGACGAATTATGGATTACAGAGTTTTACAACGTAAGTAACCAACGTCCCCTAAGTAGTATTAAAATGTGTGTTTACAAAAAGATAAGGGGAAGTGTTTCCACTTCCCCTTAAATCAGTTAGGCATTAATCCATATCGGCCATGCCCTGTAGCCAAAAGCAGGAGCGTATAACCGCTCTCCATTTTTGGCTGTTTTCCAGACACGGAAAATAAGTCTTTGCCTCTTACCATGATGATAACGAAACATGACTCAAGCCCTCCTTTCCTTAAGAAGGCCTTGACAGGTAGGACAATTAAGCGTTACACTTAAATCACGATTTGGCTACCTGCCAAGGCTTATATTCCCGTCTAAGACGGGAAAGGCTGAATAGTTCAAGCTATTCAGCCTTTTCTTTTATATCATCTATTCCATTATTCTCATCGGATTCTATTTCCTCGGTCAAACCATTTTCACTTTGCAATTTAACTTTCTTCTTTGCTCTGTCTGGATAAAAATCCAACAATCCAAAATTTAATGTTGTGCCAGTATGGATTTTTGCAAATTTCCTTGTTGCACGTGTCAATTGATTGTTTAAAACTATTTTTCCATTCCCAGTAAATTTTATGCCACCTTCTTGAAGTGCAACAAAAATATCATCAAGTGGCATCGCATGACCTATTTTTCTTAGATATTTTTCTGCGGCTTCATTGTTGGTCATTCCGTAAAACTCGTCAGATCTTATTCCAACCGACGATCCTGAATCTTTCCCACCTGAATTAATTAGGTTGTTTAAGTCTGGCAACGTAATGTCTTCCCCGTATTCCCTGAGTGTTTGCAATGTAAAATAGATTTTTTCTATATCCCTTGCCTTTTGTTTCATTTCTTCAATAAGTTTTTCTATCATTTTATTTTGCGACATTATATTACCTCCTTTAAATTATGCAATAATTATATCCTAACCTTGAAATAATTTGCAAGTATTTTTAATAAATCACGTAACATGTTGATATTATACAGCATTTTCAAGTTAAATTTAATTAGCATTTATTCATTTTGCGGAAATGATTAAATTAGATAGTTTCGAGGTTAAAACGTTTTTACTTTTTTTTAAACCATCTGGTCTTGGCAGCAGGGTTCCTTCTGTAACCTGTGATACGATGGATTTAGCGAGGATGTTATTATCGGCTGGTTTTCTTTTTCCCCATGCATCTATAGTTAGCATGAACGGTCAAGCATGACAAGATGCTGATTATTCCAAACTGACCCACTACCAGTCTTTGGTATCAGTTGATGTTGGAACCGATTTCAACATAGAATTAACCTGCTGTTTAACACTGAATATTTCCATTAATATCCGCGCAATTCTTTTGCATAACTACTTCTGACTACTGAATACTTTTATAGTATAATACCGTTTATGGGATTCTGGGGTGATGTGCGTAAGGACTTTAAGACGGTCTTTGATATGGATCCGGCGGCAAAGAACCGGCTTGAGGTGATCCTTGCTTATCCCGGTTTTCAGGCGATAGTTTTGCATAGGTTGAATCATAAACTCTGGAATGCCGGAGTGCCTGTGCTCCCCCGCCTTCTGGCAAATATTGGAAGGATACTTACAGGGATCGATATACACCCCGGAGCAAATATCGCCGGCGGATTTTTTATTGACCACGGCATGGGAGTTGTCATCGGCGAGACATCAGAGATCGGCGAGAATGTGCTCTTATATCAGGGCGTGACGCTCGGCGGCACAGGCAAGGAGAAAGGCAAGAGGCATCCGACATTGGGCAACAATGTTGTCGTCGGCGCAGGGGCAAAGATATTAGGCGCGATAATCATAGGCGGCCATGTAAAGATAGGCGCCAACTCTGTTGTGCTTCACTCTGTGCCTGAAAACTCTATCGTGGTCGGAGTTCCGGGCAGGGTGATAAAGAGGCGGGTCGTTAAGATACTTGATGAAGGGCCTGTTGAGATGCTTGACCATGTGCACCTGCCTGATCCTGTTGAAGAGAGGTTCGGGGAGATGAAGGAATATATTGCCGCGCTTGAGAACAGAATAAACAAACTGGAAGGTAAAGGTGAAATGTTAAAGGTATATAACACAATGAGCGGAGAGAAGGAGAATTTCCTTCCAATTGACCCCAATAACGTGAGGATGTATGTATGCGGCATAACGGCATATGACGTATGCCATCTGGGACACGCCAGAAGCGCTATAGTATTTGACATCATCAAGAGATACCTGAGATACAGGGGATATAAGGTGACCCACGTCAGGAACATAACCGACATTGATGACAAGATAATAAAGAGGGCGAATGAGGAAGGCATATCTACAGAAGCTGTGGCTAAAAAATATACCGACGAATACTACACTGATATGGAGCTTCTCGGTGTAAGCAGGGCTGACATCGAGCCGAACGCCACAGACCATATCAAAGAGATGATCGAGACGATCAGCGGGCTTATTGATAAAGGCTACGCGTATGCGGTTGACGGAGACGTTTACTTTGAGGTCGCAAAGTTTGAAGGATACGGCAAGCTTTCAAAGAAGAATGTTGACGACCTGATGGCAGGCGCGCGTGTTGACGTTGATGAGAGAAAGAAGAGCCCGCTTGATTTTGCGCTCTGGAAATCATCAAAACCAAACGAGCCGTGGTGGGAGAGCCCGTGGGGCAAAGGCAGGCCCGGATGGCATATCGAATGCACCGCTATGTCGTCGAAATATTTAGGCGAAAGCTTTGACATACACGGCGGCGGGGCTGACCTGACATTCCCGCATCATGAGAATGAGATCGCGCAGAGCGAGGCGTACACAGGCAAGCCGTTCGTGAAATACTGGATGCACAACGGCTTCATCACCCTTGCGAAAGAGAAGATGTCCAAGTCACTCGGCAACTTCTTCACCATCAAGGAGATACTCGCAAAGTATGACCCTGAAGTGGTCAGGACATTTCTGCTCTCAGCCCACTACAGGAGCCCCATAGAATTTTCAGATGTACATCTTAATGAGGCTGAGTCGTACATAGACAGGTATTACACAACTGCCACAAGGATCGCTGATTTTATAAAAAATGCAGTGGAGAAAGAGAAGCCCGCATCATCAAAAGAACTGGAAGCGCTGCTCTCTTCTTTTAAAGATAAATTTCAGAGCTCGATGGATGATGATTTCAACACCGCATCGTCATTGGGGCATATATTTGAACTTATAAGAGAGGTGAATAAATTCCTTGACGCAAAACCGTCCGGGCAAAAGGCAAATGATCTTGTGCAGAGAACGCGCGGCCTCCTTGCCGAGGCAGGCGGCATATTGAATATCTTTAACAGGACATCTGAGGAATGGTACAGGTCTTTAATAAAGGTCAAAGGGATAACGCTGACCGAAGAGAAGATCCAGGGGATGATATCCGCGAGGCAGGAGGCAAGGGCTAATAAAGACTGGAAGACATCGGATAATATACGGGACGGCCTTCTCGAACAGGGGATCATACTTGAGGACAAGGCAGACGGCACAGGCTGGAAGGTAAAGGTCGGATAGCATTCATTAAGATGAAGAAAGATCTGCTCGAAAGATATTCGCGCACAGCTGACGGAAAGGTGATAATAGATATCACCACCGAAAGGATAGAGGATCTTTATAATTATTTCGACAAGAACGCCCCTTATCTCAAAAAAGACCTTGATCAGGAGTTCGTTGACTATCTTATCGACTCTGTTCATGAGATCGGCAAGGAAGATTTTGTTATCCGTTTCCGTTTCTCCGCTCCGGCTGACGATACAAATACCTCCCGTGTGCAGATGAGCATCCGGAATTACTTCATCCACCAGAAGCATATCGAGATCCGCGAATTAAAGAGAATGACACGGAAAGCTCTCACCCTCTTCTCCATAGGGGTTGCGATCCTTACGCTCTCTGTCTGGGTAAATCAGGAACTCTTGATCCATGAGACCGTGGTCAGCAGGGTATTTGCCGAAGGCCTGACGATCGCCGCATGGATCTCATTATGGGAAGCGCTGGCAACGTTTCTTCTTAACTGGCCTCCGCACCGCCGCCAGATCAAGCTGTTTGAACGGATATCAAAAGCGCCGGTATTCTTTTAGCAGGCGGTTTTTATTCACTATCAAAATAATTTTATCAAACATCGGAGGCTGTGATAAGCGACTTAAATAGAACAGGCCTCGAAAAGCTCTGCAAAGAATTCTCAGCCGCGTTCAATGGGGTCATCTCCTGGAAATGGGATGATTATTTCGGGACTGTTATGGCGCAGTTTGATACGGATGACAGAGAGAAGGTCCGAGCTATACTTGATCAATATCTTGACTTCGCCTGGGATATGTCAAATATCAAACAAGCTCCTGATACTGTGCAGGCGGTAAATGGCAGTCTTGGCAATCTCAGGGAGGGGCAGATGCTTATGGCATCTGATACTCAACAGGATGCCTGTATCCTGTGCGCCTGGTGGCCGTGGGGCAATGGAAAGAGCATCTCGATCCGCATCATTCCTACATGCAAAAGATTAACAGATTCAGAGAGAGAAGAGGTTCAAGAAGTATTTAAAAGCTGGTTCGGGATCTAACTTCTTTTTCTATTCAATATTATTTCTTTGACTTGCCGCCGGATAGCGAGAGGTCTATGGACCACTTTCCGCCGCCTTTTATCATCAGGGCAAGGGCTATCGCGATAGCAAGCAGATGATATTCAAAACCCTCGCCGCTCTGCTTTCCTGACCAGTTCATGAAGAACCCGTTCTCAAGGTGTATCAGATATATGCAGCCTGTCATTATGCAGAGAGTGCCGAGCGCAGCCAGCCTCGTCATGAAACCTATGATGAGAAATATAGAGCCGAGAGATTCGCCGGTTATCACAAGCACTGCCACCCAATACGGCAGGCCCATCTTGCCTGTAAAGAAGGCGATGGTCGCGTAATATCCCAGGCCGTCAAAGAGGCCGATAAGCTTCTGCGCGCCGTGAGGGAGTATCACTAAACCGAGAAGCAGCCTCATGAAAAAGAGTGAAATGTCATTCTCTGTGCTGAAGAATCTTCTAAACATAGTCAGCCTCCGGTTGTTATTTAATATCTCATCGGCTTCTCATGTCAGCCAGCCATATCCATTATAATCATTTCGAATCGGTTCCGCCAACTGGTGACAATTTGTCACTAGTTCAAATCAATGAAACATTCCAGTTCTCGTTGCCGTCATTCCCGGCCACGATCGGGAATACAGTTCCCCTGTATTTTCTGCTTGTAACATTTAAAGCTAACTCATATAATTATCTTATTCCAAAAAATCCGAGTGATAGTAAATTAATTTTTTGAGATAAGAAAGGAGACATAAAATGAATATGACATCATTGAAGAAGTATGGTTTAGTTTTGTTTGCATTAATAGGATGTGTTGCATTAATCGGTTGTGCTGCCCAGAGAAAAAATCACCATAGTAGCAGTGCTTTTCAATATCTATATCCGGATAAGGAGGGATATATCGACACCCCGGGCATTCCATTATTATCACTGCCGTTACGAGTCGGCATTGCCTTTGTTCCTGAGACAACAGATTCCTATAATTCCCTGACGGAGCAGGATAAAATGGATTTAATGAAGGAAGTCAGCATGCATTTCAAGAAGTATGATTTTGTGAAATCCATTGAGTTGATTCCGTCCGCTTATCTGGCTGAAAAAGGAAGTTTTGCTAATTTAGACCAAATCCGCACAATGTATGGGGTCGATGTTATCGCATTGCTTTCATACGATCAAACTCAATTTACGGATCAGGGAATAGCATCCATAACATATTGGACAATTGTTGGCGCTTATATAGTTCCAGGAGAAAAGAATGCTACCCACACTATGGTTGATGCATCAATTTATGATATAAAAAGCCGCAAAATGCTTTTCCGGGCTCCAGGCATTAATTATAAAAAAAGTAATGCAACACCTGTTAATCTGACAGAACAATTGAGAACGGACAGGGTGTTGGGTTTTCAGGAAGCGAGTAAAGACCTCATAATAAACCTCGATGTACAGTTAGGGTTGCTTAAGGAAAAAATAAAAGAATCTCCTGAAGACTACAAAATAGAGCATAAGCCAGGATATACCGGAGGAGGCAGCCTTGATGCATATTTCTTAATATTTGTTTTTGTTTCAGGTGGATATTGGTTATGGCAGAAGAGAAAAGCATAGATTTATATTTGCCATTTTTTACAATGATGGTTCTTGCGTTATGCATTATAGGAAGTATAATGCCTGGCATAACGTCAGTATTGATATACGACCGGACGGCTATTTCTGAAGGTGAATTATGGCGTATCGTTACTTCTCACTTTGTTCATTTCAATTATATCCATTTATTCTACAATCTTCTGGTCTTTGGTATTGCCGGATGGATTATTGAGCGCCGAGGGTATAATCATTTCAAGCTGCTTTGTGTGTTGTCGGCAACTTTCATCGGGATAACGTTATTCATCTTTCAACCCGGCATGATGTATTACGGAGGGTTATCAGGGGTGGCATGTGGAGCTATTTACTATAGTGCACTCTTTGGCCTTCGTGAGCCAACTCCATGGCGCAATATATGTTTATGTATCATAGTAGCCCTCCCGATTAAGATTGCTTTAGAAATATACTATAATTCATCGCTTCTTCCCTATGGGGAGAAACAAACATTTGTTTTAATTCCAATCAGCCATCTTGCCGGAAGCATAGCGGCCTTTTTGCTTTTTCTTGCTGTCAGAAATAAAGGTATTGCAAACCAAAACGTATTGAAATATTTAGATACAAAAAACAAATTAGAAAGAGCATGAGGAGGTCAAGATGAACAAAAACGAGATATTTGAGTTTCTGAATGCTAATCCGGTATTCCATCTGGCAACAATTGAAGGGAACAAGCCGCATGTGCGGGGACTGCTTCTGTATAAAGCGGATGAGAACGGGATAGTATTTCACACAGGAAAGATGAAAGAGCTGCACAAACAGCTGACTGAAAATCCGCAGGTGGAGATGTGTTTCAATAATAATAATTTTGAGAATCTTACCCAGATAAGGGTGCAGGGACGCGTTGAACTTGTCGAAGACC
This genomic stretch from Nitrospirota bacterium harbors:
- a CDS encoding cysteine--tRNA ligase, whose protein sequence is MRKDFKTVFDMDPAAKNRLEVILAYPGFQAIVLHRLNHKLWNAGVPVLPRLLANIGRILTGIDIHPGANIAGGFFIDHGMGVVIGETSEIGENVLLYQGVTLGGTGKEKGKRHPTLGNNVVVGAGAKILGAIIIGGHVKIGANSVVLHSVPENSIVVGVPGRVIKRRVVKILDEGPVEMLDHVHLPDPVEERFGEMKEYIAALENRINKLEGKGEMLKVYNTMSGEKENFLPIDPNNVRMYVCGITAYDVCHLGHARSAIVFDIIKRYLRYRGYKVTHVRNITDIDDKIIKRANEEGISTEAVAKKYTDEYYTDMELLGVSRADIEPNATDHIKEMIETISGLIDKGYAYAVDGDVYFEVAKFEGYGKLSKKNVDDLMAGARVDVDERKKSPLDFALWKSSKPNEPWWESPWGKGRPGWHIECTAMSSKYLGESFDIHGGGADLTFPHHENEIAQSEAYTGKPFVKYWMHNGFITLAKEKMSKSLGNFFTIKEILAKYDPEVVRTFLLSAHYRSPIEFSDVHLNEAESYIDRYYTTATRIADFIKNAVEKEKPASSKELEALLSSFKDKFQSSMDDDFNTASSLGHIFELIREVNKFLDAKPSGQKANDLVQRTRGLLAEAGGILNIFNRTSEEWYRSLIKVKGITLTEEKIQGMISARQEARANKDWKTSDNIRDGLLEQGIILEDKADGTGWKVKVG
- a CDS encoding type II toxin-antitoxin system ParD family antitoxin, which translates into the protein MNISLTPQLEKLVKNKVESGHYGSASEVMREALRLLAERDHRQSVRIEELRAEIKKGLDSGEPTPLNIKAIKAQGRKRLNAQKN
- a CDS encoding BrnT family toxin, with translation MDHIRFDWDKEKNLSNQKKHGISFEEAQSVFVDENALMIHDPDHSDEEDRFILLGLSSSIRLMVVCHCYRENDEVIRIISARKATRTEQKRYWER
- the rhlP gene encoding rhombotarget lipoprotein (RhlP (RHombo-target LipoProtein) is a family of predicted lipoproteins that, in general, co-occurs with a form of rhombosortase, and that has an apparent cleavage site for that enzyme, a GlyGly motif, near the C-terminus.), which codes for MKKYGLVLFALIGCVALIGCAAQRKNHHSSSAFQYLYPDKEGYIDTPGIPLLSLPLRVGIAFVPETTDSYNSLTEQDKMDLMKEVSMHFKKYDFVKSIELIPSAYLAEKGSFANLDQIRTMYGVDVIALLSYDQTQFTDQGIASITYWTIVGAYIVPGEKNATHTMVDASIYDIKSRKMLFRAPGINYKKSNATPVNLTEQLRTDRVLGFQEASKDLIINLDVQLGLLKEKIKESPEDYKIEHKPGYTGGGSLDAYFLIFVFVSGGYWLWQKRKA
- a CDS encoding BrnA antitoxin family protein codes for the protein MRKEYDFSKATKNPYASRLKRQVTLRMDEGTISYFKNLAQEIGVPYQTLINLYLRDCAAAHKKLALHWKTA
- a CDS encoding DoxX family protein is translated as MFRRFFSTENDISLFFMRLLLGLVILPHGAQKLIGLFDGLGYYATIAFFTGKMGLPYWVAVLVITGESLGSIFLIIGFMTRLAALGTLCIMTGCIYLIHLENGFFMNWSGKQSGEGFEYHLLAIAIALALMIKGGGKWSIDLSLSGGKSKK
- the rrtA gene encoding rhombosortase, which translates into the protein MAEEKSIDLYLPFFTMMVLALCIIGSIMPGITSVLIYDRTAISEGELWRIVTSHFVHFNYIHLFYNLLVFGIAGWIIERRGYNHFKLLCVLSATFIGITLFIFQPGMMYYGGLSGVACGAIYYSALFGLREPTPWRNICLCIIVALPIKIALEIYYNSSLLPYGEKQTFVLIPISHLAGSIAAFLLFLAVRNKGIANQNVLKYLDTKNKLERA
- a CDS encoding pyridoxamine 5'-phosphate oxidase family protein — encoded protein: MNKNEIFEFLNANPVFHLATIEGNKPHVRGLLLYKADENGIVFHTGKMKELHKQLTENPQVEMCFNNNNFENLTQIRVQGRVELVEDLEQKKEIVQKREFMKPWVEKMGYDFLAVYNLKKGAAEVWTMAANFAPKEPVGL